taggtaaagacggggtttcaccatgttggccaggatggtctcgatctcttgacctcgtgatccacccgccttggcctcccaaagtgctgggattccaggcgtgagccaccgcgcccggctgtgtgCTGATTTTTAAACGTTTACTAAAATAAAGTTAGTTTAGTTGCAATGGCCACACTGACAGTTCAAAGAATGACTCTCCTTTCACGAGATAATCCCTAAGTTATTAACTAAACTTGACCAAGAATCAAACTAGAGTCTGCTGAACTGTGAGTGCCCCAGTTTCTCTTGAAGTCTGCCCCACTTTGTCTTGAAGAAAGGGATGGCACACTGCCTGAGACATATCTGTGAATTCACCCCTAACATTTCTAGAACTCACACTGCAAACACACTTGCTCTTTGTTGTAAGCACTTTACCTTTAGTGTGTTTCCTGGAAGGAAGATGAACTCATCTGCAAAAACATCACGTAGGAAGCGAAAGCAACTGTAGACATCCTCTGGAAATAAATTCATTATGTAAAATTACAACACTGCCCTTTCAACTTTAAGGGAGTACCAGGAAGTCCTGACTATCACAAAATGTGTTTCAAAGGCATCTTTTACTCATGTAACAGGGACAAGAATTAAGTCCCCTGAGGGAAGCTAAATTAAACCCAAATCTTATCCACAGAGCGAACTATGGTCTAGcatagtttgttctttttgtttttgttttttgagatggagtctcgctctgtcacccaggctggagtgcaattgtgtgatctgggctcactgcaacctccgtctcctggggtcaagcgaattctccagcctcagcctcccagggagctgggattacaggcgtccgccgccacgcccagctaatttttgtattttaatagggacagggtttcaccatgctggtcaggctggacttgaaGTCCTGATattgtgatcttcccaccttggcctaccaaagtgccgggattacaggcacaagccgtTGCACCAGGCCCTAGCATagtttttaaatgactgaatatAACCTACAACCAGTAGAAACTCAGTAAGACATTACAGTCCTTAGAGGCCAGGACACTTCATTTTTCCCTACCCCATGGCTCCCTAGTAGGGAAGGAAAGGTACTGATTTCTTAATTTCCCTCTATATTCGTATTTCCTGGTATCTTTACTGTATCTGTAGCACTTTTCCTTAAATCACTGTGGAGCTTTGAaaagccaaaaccaaaaccaaacaccaaTGGCTGGCCCATACTCCAGGTCAACTGAAGAAACTCTGGGGTGGGGTCCACTCCCCTTGTAATTCTAACATGGGGCCTTGACAGAACCCCCTGGCCTTGACTACAGGCTCCTGTGAACATGACCTGTGCTATACTCATTTTTACACTCCTAATGCAATTAGAATGAGACCGTGCATCTCGTGAGTACTCATCTACTGCTGACTGCTCACCTGCCCACCTGCCTTTGCTGGATCAGGGAGCTGGCACAGCAGAAACAGTGCTGCAGACCAGGAAGTAGAGAACTGTATTCAAATGCCAGATCCTTCTCTCAGTAATTATGAAACTTTCTAGGCCTCATTTGCCATATTTATAAAAGGAAAGGTTTAGATTATTTCCAGGTCCTCCCAATTCCAAAATTCTAAGCAGATGAACAAGTATTTGGGGAACAAAGCTAACTTTTTCTCAGTGATACGCCTGCTCTTCACTGGGGTGAGGCTGAACATTACAAGGCTTCAAATGTTGCTCcctaaatggaatggaatggtcaGACCTCTTCTAAAACTCAAGATTGCATTCCTGAAAATTACCTTTCCTGAACCCTGGTGTCATCTGCAATGCTATTGCTACTAAGGATGGACGGACAAAAATGTTGAGCAGCTGGTTCCTATAAGCTGAGCACATGAGGAGAGTGATGTGCTGGAAAATAAGTCCATCGACCACTTCTGAGTCTCCGGAGTCCACTTTCAGAATCACCTGGTCTCTGACAAGGCTGGTGATGTTGGAATGCAGAAGAATGCTGGCCTGGACAACTTCTTCAGCAGGTTTATTATCTACACACAAAGACAATTCATTCAAACAAGATGGGTCACTGCAGGGAGTCTTGGGCCTAGTGGGCATTAACGTTATTAACAGTAACGTCACAGATGCTCATTTTTAAGTGACAGCTTTTAGTGTCTACCAATTATGGTAATGATACCAAatgtgaagaaaattttaaaagtactatttcataaataaattctTTCTCTCTAAGGACATGTAACATACTTTCTTACCCCAAATTTGTCAGCCACTCTCAAGGCACATCAGTTTCTACTCTGAAAATGAAAACCTCTTTTGTGTACTTCAGGAACCAAGGGAATCTAAGTTTTGTAACAGCAAGTTACGTAACTGGAAAGTCACATGCATGGGAATGTAAGAAGACTAAGACAAAAAGGCCCATGATTAGTGTACGAATACATTAcaacataccacacacacacacacacacacacacacacacacacacacaccttgctTAGACCCGTATCAAGGTGGTAAAAATATCAGTTTGCAGTCTTCCCCAAATCAAAGATAACTAAAGAGGCCGATTCATGGCAGTTCTTGGTAGCTTATCACCTGACATACTGGCCTGCAGACAGCTGCCAGGCAGGTAAAATTACAGAAGCATAATGAAGAGATGgtgatatttaacaaatattctcAGCACGGAAAATTATTCTGCGGTTAACCTGAGCCAAAGAGCTGGCTGGCAGTGGCACACTGCTCAAGTTGGGTGGCAAGTTCTGCTACTGCTTCAAGGCAGGGACAAGTGAGAGGTATGGCTTCCTCCTGGACTTGATCACATTCATTCTTGAccaacttgccttgtctcagctTGCTCAACTGAATAGTATTTTATGTGAAATGATCATAAAAAGCTTGAGATATGCACATGCTTAGGAATGTGGGGTAATctgcataaaaaaagaaaaaagcaacagaaCTGTAGTGATACTGAATAGACACTCTTAACTATGGATCAGTCATGGCATTTATCCCATCttgaaaaagcaaaacacttTAGTAAACAAGTACCTATGTTTTCATATGTTCCTGGGTCAAACAGTGATGGGTTTGAGCCCTTTTAGCTATTTCTCAAGACACCCAACACTTGCTACCTTGTATCATAATCAACACGTCCTTTGCCTCCTACCAGACCATCATAGCACTGAGAACAGAGGTCTGATTTGTCTCTCTCTTGGTGACTGGCATTTTTGACAGTAAATCCTCCTCATCTCTTGGGTGTGGCCTGCGTGCTTCTACTGCTGTGGCTCAGGCATCCTGCAGAAATCTCACTGGGACAGGGCAGCCTCCTAACTTGTTTCTCTACCTCTAGTCTTCTGGTGGTGGATGGTGGGGAGGtccatctttattttccatctaCCCCTCATCCCCCATCTGGGCCAACATTTTAACATCACTGATGAATCCCTGGGGCCCAAGCCTGCCATCTTGCATTCCTCATCCCTGCCTTGGCGAGGCTCCTCTCCTGGTCTTCCTGAAGGGTTCAAAAGTCACTTCTGTGAACTCTTCCCGAGTATGGTCCCTTTCCTCTGCACGACTCTCAGGAACCCTCTGCAGCATGCATATCGCTCCTTGTCTCTGTTCACTGAACCCTCACAACTTGTTTACACATTACCCACCCACCCTGCCCTCTGCAACCCCGGGGAACCTCCAGGATGGGGATGGCATCTTGTTCATTTTCATATCCCTGGTAGTACCCAGCACAGATGAGGTATTCAGTATTGGGTTGATCAAAGAATACTAGGTACTTGACTTCAAATAATTATCTGgtcttaaaaaaaacacatttccaactgtagtctgtatttttttttttttttttgtgagacggagtctcgctctatcgcccaggctggagtgcagtggcgcgatcttggctcactgcaatctctgcctcccaggttcaagcagttttcctgcctcagcctcccgagtagctgggattacaggcgtgcaccaccacgcccagctaatttttgtatttttagtagagatggagcttcaccatgttggtcaggctggtctagaactcctgaccttgtgatccgcctgcctaaacctcccaaagtgctgggattacaggcatgagccaccatgcccggccttttttttttttttttttttagagatggggtctcactgttactgaggctggtctcaaactccggggctcaagtgatcctcccacctcagcctcccaagtagctgggattataggtgtgtgccgcCATGTCTGGCTAGGATTCATGACTTTATTTTCCACTGTGCTAGGTGCCAAGGAAATGGTATTCTAGTCCTCAAGATATTTAGAGTCTTGTAGTGGGAAATGACATGTAAACAATTATTCTCAAATAATCAATGTGCTGTGTTCACTGTGTCCTACAGTGATAGAAACAGATCTggtgtcctttctcttttttgagacggagtctcactctgtcacccaggttggagtgcagtggcaccatctcggctcactgcaagcgggttcacaccactctcctgcctcaacctcccaagtagctgggactacaggcgcctgccagcacgcctggctaattttttctatttttttagtacagccagggtttcaccgtgttagccaggatggtctcaatctcctgacctcgtgatccacccgcctcagcctcccaaagtgctggggttacaggtgtgaaccactgcacctggcctgtcctttatttttctgagcaATCCTTTGCTCAAGTCCTCTATAGATTTTTCAGGTCCAGGTTATAACTCTTCCAAATTAAGCAAGCATTCTCAACACATATGTCCTACCTACATACCGGGCCAAATGAGAAACCCTCCAAATGCCTGGGTTAAGCCTTTTAGCCATAAAGTCTTTTCCACCAGAGCATCAAAGTCCATGGATGGCCGGTTCTGAAGCAGAACAGCAACTATTAGGGTCCAGGGGCTCAAAACCATGTTTTCAACTTGCAGAAGCTCCATTTTGTAGGCAACTTCAGTGACAAAGGCATGCATGTCCTCGGACTGTTTCTGAGGAATGTATCTAAAAGGAAGAGCACAGAGCAACAAATTACAGTTCTGCTACTTAGACAAATGGGGATGGAAAAAGACTGACCTTTTAGAAGGCTTCTCATACTTTTTGCCGACTGAATTCTCTCAGGTCAGGTGCAAACAGTATTCCTTTGCTTTACTATGGTGTAATCTGACCATACATTTCTGGAATAGGCTCTTGAGAGATGGTAAAAATACTGAAGGGGTCCAGGGTCCTATTAGTCCTGGTTCCAGGGAAACAACTTTTGTTGCTTCCTAAATAGGATACATCATTTCTCTGAGAATGGATGCCTGCCCCAGTAGACTGAATTACTGTCTTTTCAGAATCCGTAGTGCACTGAACATATCTCCGTTGTGGAACACACTTATCAGATTATATAATAACTATTTCATACTGAATGGGCGCCATTCAGTTTGTCTGACTTCATGCATGGATTACCACACTTTGAATAGTACGATAAGGCCTACACAGAGCTGGCTGgagcagagacacacacatgacCTAAAAATTGCCACACAGGTGGCTTAATGAGAAAGATGCAGCCAGTAAGGGTGCCTTGTACTAGGTAATAACTTGCCAACCCAATTTGAGATCTAAAGAGAGAAAGCCTGTGGCAGGAAAAAAACTAACATAAGCCTCTGTGATGACTAATGTAGCTGCTGGGAAACTGCTGAAGCTACAGATAAGTTGCAAATGATGTTGTAAGCACATGAGGCCTGGAGGGGCAGATGGTTTGTCTCCCTTACTTGTCCAGGTATATTTCTCTTAATTAAGAAAActcatatgtatatctgtgttgTGTATCCTGAAAGAACCTAATATATTTTCTTGCCCATAAAACTGTAACCTTCTTGAGACTAAGGACTCACTCCCATTCATTACCATTACGCAATCCTTTCTAGGGTCAAAAATAATAGTGCATACTTTGGCTCGCCTACCAATAGTGCTCAACAATTCCTGCACATATCCTTGTTAATAATGGCATTATTTCTTCCCACTTTAGTTCCCCTGAGAAACATGATCATGGTCTGATTTTGCATATTTGACATACATATCTTACAGCTCATCACTTTTTTGGGACAAACACATAATTCTTCGTTAACTGAAGGTTTCCACTGATGAAAACGGAATGATAACAGCATTTCTGATCATTTTCTCTGTAATCTTAAGTAAACCAAGAGAAGTGGTCAACTCCAGAATCGTAACTCACACCTTTAGATTTTAATCCTCATTTCTAAGACAGTTATTAAAACATAGGTCACACCTTGGAACCAAGTTATATGAGCTCCGACTCATTCTCCCAGCTGCCAAAGATCGAAGTGACACAGGATCTCCAAAGTACACATGGATGCTTCCAAAATTTTCAGAGAGAATCCTTCTGGCTTTCAACAACCCCTAATAATACCATAACAGGGGGAAAGAAAACGAAAAGCGGTAAATTTAGAAATTAGTTGATGTGTCAGTCAGCACATTCTCTCAATTAGGCTAAAATCAAGCTCACGTACAGTTGTTGATTCTTTTGGTTTAGGAACCCCTAGAAGTTCATACACATAAAGAGTTTCTTCCAAGATCTTATCATAACTGATACTAATTGGGACAAGGTAGGTATCAAaaacttctcttttaaaaaatggctccATCACAATATTCAGAAGACCTGCAAAACACAGGGAGAAATGCTTCATCAACATATTGAAGAGCAGAGCAAACATGGGCACATAAACAGAAAATACTAAAAGCATACATTATACACTAATCCCGTAAATATCAACAGTTACACATTTACACTTGAAAAGAATATCTTGTTAAATAAAGTGTCAAGTTGTATGTAGCAGCTGATGTCTTTgggtttgtatttttccttttaatctgtAGTGACCTACCAAATTTAGGAGTCAATGTCTTGGAAGAGCGGCTTCTTGTCCCTTCGAGGAAAAATTCAACAGGAGCATAACCattctttaaagagaaaacaaacaaaacacaaaacccatTGCCTACTCTCAAAACGATAAATGCTTCTTTTGATTCCTTTTCCCAAGCTCCCTCCCAAGCTTCCTGAACAAACACAGCTTACAGTGAAAATTAAACAAGAGAGTCACACAGATTAAATCAACTGCTGCGGTTATGAACAGTTCTTGAGGGAAAGCGAAATAGCTAAATGTTCTATTCAGAAGTTAAGAGTTTAAATGAGCAAACATCAGTGAAGAAAATATGGCTTAAGAGTACTTGGGAATTATTTGCATTTACCCGTAACATAGTTTTTACGTATTCAGAGAACACAGCCCAGTAGAGTTTATTGCCACCAAAGGTACGCCGCATGAAAAAGGCACCCGACATTCGTAGCAGCTCACCAACCATTTTCATTCCCAGGAAGTCTAAAAAAGAGGGGACAATATTTATTTGCAGATCTTGATCTTGAAATCGTCTATAAAGATCTAAAACttaaacattcttatttttcatttctgttttattgttttattttatgagacagggtcttgctatgctggccaggctggtcgcaaacttcctggcctcaagtagtcctcctgcctcggcctcccaatgtactgggattataggcataagccactgtgcctggcctaaactcAAACATTATTAAGCAAGATTTCATAAATGTAAGATACCCCTatgatattattatattttgacaTTAAAAAGTATAAGAGATATCTAATAGAATTATAGAAAAGAGGGGATTCTGTGGGGCAGGTGCTCACTGGGAGGTTACCTTTCGCTTCCCCATACACCACTCCATTTACAAGTAGGTCAGCTAGAGACCACGGGCAATAGCAGAGCAACATCACAAGGACACGATGTCAATTTCTTTAGTCAGTCATGCTGCTGAGCCTGGCAACAGACCAATATGTGCCCTACAGGCTCTGGACAGCCAGGCCAAACCAGCTCTCATCTTTTTTCTATCAGGTAAAAATATCAACCTACTTTTGTTGGAAGAGATTAAATAAGGCAAATCTTGTAAGAAAGGAAGATTGCTACCAGcagttttaaaatagtctttctctttgtttctcctaATTTTCAAATAACTTCCTCACAAGTGTGTTCAGATGAAAATGCTTTTAAAGTGCTTAAGTTCTTGGCAGTTTTAACCTTACCATTCACTGCATTTATTAACAAAGGTGTATACTTGAATCCCAGCTTTCCTGGCTACCCTAAAAGGGAGTGGATAAACAACTTACATGCCTTGGCAATCCTACTTTTGGGAATCGATCTTACAGGAATAAAAGcactaatataaaaatatattatgacattgtttataacagcaaaactattaaattatgaaatatccaCATTGCTGAATATTATACagctattaaaattaatgttagacatgaaattggacccttaacttataccatatacaaaaattaactcaaaaaaaccaaagaccttaatttaagacctgaaaccataaaactcttaggagaaaacataagggaaaagcttcatgaccttggatttggcaatgatttcttggatctGATACCAAAAGCACCGGGaaccaaagaaacaaatagaTCAATTGGACTatatcaaaactaaaaacttcCATACATCAAAGaacacaatcaacagagtgaaaaggtaaCCCATGAAATGgaagacaatatttgcaaatcatctgTCTGATAAGGGGTAAATATCCAGGATGTAGAAACAATTCCTACAACTCAACTAAAAAACCCCcaaataacctaattaaaaaataggcaaaggacttgaatagacatttccccaaagatacacaaatggccaataagcacacgAAAAAGacgctcagcatcactaatcgttagggaaatgcaaatcaaaactacaatgagataccacttcacactcattaaaattattataaaatatatcagaaaataacaggtgttggcaaggatgtagaaaaactggaactcttgtgcactgttggtgggaatgtaaaacggtgCAGCTGCTACGAagacagtatggtggttcctcaaaaaatgaaaaaaaattaccacaagacccagcaattctataTATACCATTTTtggtatatatgtaaaaaaatggAGAGCAGGGTCTTGAGCAGATGCGTTTCCAacttcaaaaaggaaggaaattctgacacatgctgcaacacGGATGAACCCCGAGGgcattctgttaagtgaaatatgccagtcacaaaaggacaagtactgtatgatttcactccTATCAAATATCTAGAGTAGTTaagttcatagagacagaaagtagaatgctgATTGCCCAGAGTCAGGGGGAGGGTAGAATGGGAAGTGTGTTTAGTGGGTAccatttcagttttgcaagatgaagagttctggagatggaaggTGTTGATAGCTGcataacaatgtaaatgtacttaatgccactgaactgtatttTTGAAGATGACTTAGACGGTAAATTTGATAGTATATGTATTttatccaattaaaaataaacttaaaaaagttAGATCTATTTATTGCCTAGAGAGGTAGCCATtaatatattatcaaataaaaaaagcaaaaggcagGTAATACCTGTAAGTAGTACAGTCTCATTTTTAAAGCCTACACTAAAGAACCCTGTGTGCATGACCTGCAGATGTCTGTTCAGGCACAGTAAAGCACAGGACAAAGGACGTAACTCAAGTTGTTCAGTGCTAGGACtggaagaagggaggagaggctattttcatcatcatcttcaaATACCTCAGTACTGCTAGAATATGCCAgtgaactttttaatttttacagttaaaaaaataggaaaacaatacatacccattcctgctgctataactGGCACAGGCAAATCATAGTTGTATAGAATAAAAGACAACATCAGGAAGTCAATGTAACTTCGATGACTAGGTAGCAGAACAACAGGATGCTCCTGGATGGCTCTTTGTAGCTTGAAAGTAAATGTTACATTTTGAGTAACTTCAGCTGTCATGTTATCAAATCACATCTCAAATCAGAAAACGGAAGAATAAGTCTATATATAGAGGGAATACCTatcctctttttctgccttcctaCCATACACATAAACGATTTGCTCTGATAAGGTAAAAGTACTGTTTCTAGTTAAACAATTTCACataatgcaaaaatattaaaaacgtAAATTTTTATGGGTCAGAATAATGGTAACAGTGACGATCGTTAACACATATTAGTTGGGCACTATATTAGCATCATTTTATATACAGTTATCTTACGTGCTGTGTCTAATACCACATAATTAACAAAGTCTAAGCCTTAGCTTACTTGTTTGTAAAATGGTCATGCAtccagtaaatggcagagctgtgAATGGAAACCAAGTCAATCTGACTTAAAAAGCCAACTGTTAACCACTGTATTGAATTGGTTGGTTGTAGTACGAGAAAACAAAGCTTCTCTtggagagattaaaaaaaaatctacaaattcaTAGGACAAGGTGAAAAGAATGGCATTTCTCTATGTGCTGGACTCACTGCAGGGTGAATGGGTGTCATGTGGCTGGGAGGGATAATTTGAGTTTCCAAATATACTCCTCAGGCCATCAACCTCAAGATTCACTGGTATCCATGTGTTATCTGCTTTTTTGAAATCTAAATGTAACAGAGGCCAGGTAATCTGTGATCATCACTTAAGACATGGCTCACCAACACCCTTGGTCCCAAACACTGTAACAGTCTCTGACAGATTCAGGGTAGAAGTCAGCAATCTTGAAAACAGTCAGGAGGAAGAAGAACTATTTGACAGGAAAGTAAATgactgaattaaaacaaaatattaaaaggcaTGAGGAGGAAGGCAAGTGAAGTTAAGAGCTTTcctaggaagaaaacaaacaaacaaacaagtaaaaataatctCCATAAGGAAAGCTCTTTATGAAACTAGAAAAGTCATCATTTGGCAATTATTAACATAATAACTAATTCTG
The genomic region above belongs to Piliocolobus tephrosceles isolate RC106 chromosome 1, ASM277652v3, whole genome shotgun sequence and contains:
- the GNPAT gene encoding dihydroxyacetone phosphate acyltransferase isoform X1, whose translation is MESSSSSNSYFSVGPTSPSAVVLLYSKELKKWDEFEDILEERRHVSDLKFAMKCYTPLVYKGITPCKPTDIKCSVLSSEEIHYVIKQLSKESLQSVDVLREEVSEILDEMSHKLRLGAIRFFAFTLSKIFKQIFSKVCVNEEGIQKLQRAIQEHPVVLLPSHRSYIDFLMLSFILYNYDLPVPVIAAGMDFLGMKMVGELLRMSGAFFMRRTFGGNKLYWAVFSEYVKTMLRNGYAPVEFFLEGTRSRSSKTLTPKFGLLNIVMEPFFKREVFDTYLVPISISYDKILEETLYVYELLGVPKPKESTTGLLKARRILSENFGSIHVYFGDPVSLRSLAAGRMSRSSYNLVPRYIPQKQSEDMHAFVTEVAYKMELLQVENMVLSPWTLIVAVLLQNRPSMDFDALVEKTLWLKGLTQAFGGFLIWPDNKPAEEVVQASILLHSNITSLVRDQVILKVDSGDSEVVDGLIFQHITLLMCSAYRNQLLNIFVRPSLVAIALQMTPGFRKEDVYSCFRFLRDVFADEFIFLPGNTLKDFEEGCYLLCKSEAIQVTTKDILVTEKGNTVLEFLTGLFKPFVESYQIICKYLLSEEEDHFSEEQYLAAVRKFTSQLLDQGTSQCYDVLSSDVQKNALAACVRLGVVEKKKINNNCIFNVNEPATTKLEEMLGCKTPIGKPAAAKL
- the GNPAT gene encoding dihydroxyacetone phosphate acyltransferase isoform X3; translation: MESSSSSNSYFSVGPTSPSAVVLLYSKELKKWDEFEDILEERRHVSDLKFAMKCYTPLVYKGITPCKPTDIKCSVLSSEEIHYVIKQLSKESLQSVDVLREELQRAIQEHPVVLLPSHRSYIDFLMLSFILYNYDLPVPVIAAGMDFLGMKMVGELLRMSGAFFMRRTFGGNKLYWAVFSEYVKTMLRNGYAPVEFFLEGTRSRSSKTLTPKFGLLNIVMEPFFKREVFDTYLVPISISYDKILEETLYVYELLGVPKPKESTTGLLKARRILSENFGSIHVYFGDPVSLRSLAAGRMSRSSYNLVPRYIPQKQSEDMHAFVTEVAYKMELLQVENMVLSPWTLIVAVLLQNRPSMDFDALVEKTLWLKGLTQAFGGFLIWPDNKPAEEVVQASILLHSNITSLVRDQVILKVDSGDSEVVDGLIFQHITLLMCSAYRNQLLNIFVRPSLVAIALQMTPGFRKEDVYSCFRFLRDVFADEFIFLPGNTLKDFEEGCYLLCKSEAIQVTTKDILVTEKGNTVLEFLTGLFKPFVESYQIICKYLLSEEEDHFSEEQYLAAVRKFTSQLLDQGTSQCYDVLSSDVQKNALAACVRLGVVEKKKINNNCIFNVNEPATTKLEEMLGCKTPIGKPAAAKL
- the GNPAT gene encoding dihydroxyacetone phosphate acyltransferase isoform X2, with the protein product MESSSSSNSYFSVGPTSPSAVVLLYSELKKWDEFEDILEERRHVSDLKFAMKCYTPLVYKGITPCKPTDIKCSVLSSEEIHYVIKQLSKESLQSVDVLREEVSEILDEMSHKLRLGAIRFFAFTLSKIFKQIFSKVCVNEEGIQKLQRAIQEHPVVLLPSHRSYIDFLMLSFILYNYDLPVPVIAAGMDFLGMKMVGELLRMSGAFFMRRTFGGNKLYWAVFSEYVKTMLRNGYAPVEFFLEGTRSRSSKTLTPKFGLLNIVMEPFFKREVFDTYLVPISISYDKILEETLYVYELLGVPKPKESTTGLLKARRILSENFGSIHVYFGDPVSLRSLAAGRMSRSSYNLVPRYIPQKQSEDMHAFVTEVAYKMELLQVENMVLSPWTLIVAVLLQNRPSMDFDALVEKTLWLKGLTQAFGGFLIWPDNKPAEEVVQASILLHSNITSLVRDQVILKVDSGDSEVVDGLIFQHITLLMCSAYRNQLLNIFVRPSLVAIALQMTPGFRKEDVYSCFRFLRDVFADEFIFLPGNTLKDFEEGCYLLCKSEAIQVTTKDILVTEKGNTVLEFLTGLFKPFVESYQIICKYLLSEEEDHFSEEQYLAAVRKFTSQLLDQGTSQCYDVLSSDVQKNALAACVRLGVVEKKKINNNCIFNVNEPATTKLEEMLGCKTPIGKPAAAKL
- the GNPAT gene encoding dihydroxyacetone phosphate acyltransferase isoform X4; its protein translation is MSHKLRLGAIRFFAFTLSKIFKQIFSKVCVNEEGIQKLQRAIQEHPVVLLPSHRSYIDFLMLSFILYNYDLPVPVIAAGMDFLGMKMVGELLRMSGAFFMRRTFGGNKLYWAVFSEYVKTMLRNGYAPVEFFLEGTRSRSSKTLTPKFGLLNIVMEPFFKREVFDTYLVPISISYDKILEETLYVYELLGVPKPKESTTGLLKARRILSENFGSIHVYFGDPVSLRSLAAGRMSRSSYNLVPRYIPQKQSEDMHAFVTEVAYKMELLQVENMVLSPWTLIVAVLLQNRPSMDFDALVEKTLWLKGLTQAFGGFLIWPDNKPAEEVVQASILLHSNITSLVRDQVILKVDSGDSEVVDGLIFQHITLLMCSAYRNQLLNIFVRPSLVAIALQMTPGFRKEDVYSCFRFLRDVFADEFIFLPGNTLKDFEEGCYLLCKSEAIQVTTKDILVTEKGNTVLEFLTGLFKPFVESYQIICKYLLSEEEDHFSEEQYLAAVRKFTSQLLDQGTSQCYDVLSSDVQKNALAACVRLGVVEKKKINNNCIFNVNEPATTKLEEMLGCKTPIGKPAAAKL